One Primulina eburnea isolate SZY01 chromosome 4, ASM2296580v1, whole genome shotgun sequence genomic window, TACATGATATTCAGAATCATTCAATTGAGTTACCTTTAGACATTGTGATTGAGTAAACCTAGTTcgcaaaatcaactctatagaTGGAGTCAACTTCGTTCTGCATGAAGCTAACTCTGCTGTTGTGCGGTGTTTGATGAACCAAACTGAAATCATATTTTGAATTGCATTCAACAGTGCTATGATTGGTAACTCTCTTTCCTCAGACAATCTAGAATTTATCGACTCAGCCCCACTAGTTGTCATAATATCATATCGGTTACCTCGGCAGAAAGCTCTAGACCATTTATTTGGTGAACTGGTTTTCTCAAGATATGAAGCCACACTTGGGTATTGATTTTTCAACCTCTCATACAACATGTTAAAGTCGGATATTTTGCTAACATATGCAGTTTGCATGAACAACTCAACCCCACCACCCTTTTTACCACAATGGGTACCGATATTTTGCGAAAGGTTCCATGTGCAATGTAGATGATGTGAGTGCTTGTACACAATGGCCACTGAGCTGATAATGGCAGCATGTCTGTCAGAGATAATTATCAAATCAGGATCATCTGGAATCAGTTCATGCAATTTCTGCAAAAACCAAGTCCATGACATTTCATTCTCTGAGTCAACAACACCCCATGCAATAGGGTATTGATGTAAATCTCCATCTTAGGCTGTTGCAAGAAGCAAAACACCTCTATATTTTCTCTTCATAAAAGTCCCATCAATTGCTATAACTTTTCGCATCTTACGAAACCCAGAGATGCATACCCCATAAGCTAGGAACATGTATTTAAATCTTCCACTAGAGTCAGTATCCAAATGAGTTATAGTATCTTTGTTCACTTGCTTAACAACAAATAAATAAGCTGGCAAAGTTCTGTAACTCTCTTCTGGATCTCCCCTCAAATGATTAAGAGCAAGTTGCTTGCCCTTCCAAGCTTTGTAGTAGCTAACACCAAGCCCTTTATTTGGCATCATCGTCATTACTGTTTTTGGCACGGGGGTGATTTGTTGCCCTCTAAAATTTTCTAGCAATACATCTGCAACTATAATAGAACTTGCTTGTCGGTGCCTTCGTCTTCTGTCAGAAAGGTCACATGTGTGTATGTTACAATAAATTCGAATTTCAAACTGAGTTGAATTAGCCTTTCGTGTTGCTCGCACTCTCCAACTGCATTTTTCTGTAATGCATCCCACCACATAAAGTGTCTTTGTCAACCTTTCAACATTCATTTCAAAT contains:
- the LOC140830217 gene encoding uncharacterized protein, coding for MSWTWFLQKLHELIPDDPDLIIISDRHAAIISSVAIVYKHSHHLHCTWNLSQNIGTHCGKKGGGVELFMQTAYVSKISDFNMLYERLKNQYPSVASYLEKTSSPNKWSRAFCRGNRYDIMTTSGAESINSRLSEERELPIIALLNAIQNMISVWFIKHRTTAELASCRTKLTPSIELILRTRFTQSQCLKVTQLNDSEYHVVGDDADEIVDFSTYSCSCCVFQCDKIPCKHALAACHLADFGIYELCSPYYLVHIWRQAYSGTIYPVPHSRDWKIPDYISNLEMLPPNFKPKRGRPNKRRRPSIGEFGRQRKKKECSLCNDVGHYKTKYTRKIT